In one window of Pseudobdellovibrionaceae bacterium DNA:
- a CDS encoding MMPL family transporter: MVGHIKPWQSIVALLILLLPSLFFVSKVSPNNHMYLYYEKDDPKLVFEKQVRDTFANDTIYILLFQGDDLLEANFLGRLHKLTEDLSSLEFVAKVTSPTNVDHIEASADGFEVTPLIDVDADEFSQQSIKSRITKDRFAKGILLADDARTLAVVVEPVAGEVKEFYEPLEQQIRKQVVQNKLDDHLKGVSGMSAVVAADTRSMARDTQILLPLSFLLGILVLWWMFRSYVVVAFGLVSLTVTVVSTISLYGIFNVPFTAVSEMVPSLISALTIAFLVHLFNSVYFWHDKGLSVEESVKNAMQDVRSPSLFAALTTIAGFVSLVTTRIPPVQSFGWVVSVGLVVIYVVVIWLMPPLVAKFLTFPEKVKKSGLRGLDTVVWGIAKIGLRHPKWVIAGHVLAILILAPVLFAIRVETNFIEFFKPNHEIRKSTDLVEKNLSGTASIDVVFSLDHLDGLKSPEKLQVIKNFKDWVEKLPEVDKAVSPVEVIEDMHWAYNGEKEGYRTLPDDRELITQYLFINSGEDLYDLVNRDFTQARVGLRMKSLGSIKLKGVLQNIENYLSKNCPEDLSWKLAGSTFLEVSLLDTLIEDQERGVLVAIILVLGMMAFLFRSFSGSIMCMIPNVLPIFVCFVAMGLSNIALDLATITISGITLGIAVDDTIHVFHGFLHRMRKGQSKLWAMARTFKQAGRAITVTTLILLAQYLVFLTATYRPVNYFGLLMAVGVASALLFDLLLLPALIQAFWRKSKREQNSSRDTAITKRHAA, encoded by the coding sequence ATGGTCGGTCACATTAAGCCCTGGCAATCAATAGTTGCTCTCCTCATTTTACTACTTCCTTCGTTGTTTTTTGTGTCGAAGGTGTCGCCGAATAATCACATGTATCTCTACTATGAGAAAGATGATCCCAAATTGGTTTTTGAAAAACAAGTCCGGGACACTTTCGCCAATGACACCATCTACATCCTGTTGTTTCAAGGCGACGATCTACTTGAGGCGAACTTTCTAGGTCGACTCCACAAGCTCACTGAAGATTTATCAAGCTTGGAGTTCGTCGCAAAGGTCACCTCGCCAACAAATGTTGACCACATCGAAGCCAGTGCCGATGGTTTTGAAGTGACTCCATTGATAGATGTAGATGCGGACGAATTTAGCCAACAAAGTATCAAAAGCCGAATTACAAAAGACCGATTTGCAAAAGGCATATTGTTGGCTGATGATGCGCGCACCTTGGCCGTTGTCGTTGAGCCTGTTGCCGGTGAGGTTAAAGAATTTTATGAGCCTCTCGAACAACAGATTAGAAAGCAAGTGGTCCAGAACAAACTGGATGATCATCTCAAAGGTGTGTCTGGAATGTCGGCGGTCGTGGCCGCTGATACGCGGTCAATGGCGAGAGATACCCAAATATTACTGCCGCTTTCTTTTTTGTTGGGTATTTTAGTGCTGTGGTGGATGTTTAGAAGCTACGTTGTCGTGGCATTTGGCTTAGTTTCTTTGACCGTAACGGTGGTGTCGACCATTAGTCTTTACGGAATTTTTAACGTGCCATTTACTGCCGTATCAGAAATGGTTCCGTCATTAATATCGGCATTGACCATTGCCTTTCTCGTTCATCTCTTTAACAGTGTTTATTTTTGGCACGACAAAGGGTTAAGTGTTGAAGAGTCGGTTAAAAACGCCATGCAAGATGTAAGGTCACCATCTTTGTTTGCGGCTCTGACGACGATCGCTGGGTTTGTGTCGCTGGTGACAACAAGAATTCCTCCAGTGCAGAGCTTTGGTTGGGTCGTGTCGGTGGGATTGGTCGTTATCTACGTGGTGGTGATATGGTTAATGCCCCCGCTGGTTGCTAAGTTTTTGACCTTTCCAGAAAAAGTCAAAAAAAGCGGTTTAAGGGGGCTTGACACTGTAGTCTGGGGGATTGCAAAGATTGGTCTGAGGCACCCCAAATGGGTGATAGCGGGGCACGTGCTGGCAATTTTAATCTTGGCCCCCGTTCTCTTTGCCATTCGGGTCGAGACTAACTTTATCGAATTTTTTAAGCCAAATCACGAGATCAGAAAAAGCACTGACCTTGTGGAGAAAAACTTATCCGGAACGGCCTCAATTGATGTTGTGTTTTCATTGGACCACCTTGATGGATTAAAAAGTCCTGAGAAGTTACAGGTGATCAAAAACTTCAAAGACTGGGTAGAGAAATTGCCCGAAGTGGATAAAGCCGTTTCTCCTGTAGAAGTGATCGAAGATATGCACTGGGCGTATAACGGCGAAAAAGAAGGGTATCGGACGCTGCCTGATGATAGGGAATTGATCACCCAATACTTATTTATAAATAGCGGTGAAGATCTATATGATCTCGTCAATCGCGATTTCACTCAAGCGCGCGTCGGTCTACGAATGAAAAGCTTGGGAAGCATCAAACTTAAAGGTGTGTTGCAGAATATAGAAAATTATTTAAGTAAAAATTGTCCTGAGGACTTAAGCTGGAAACTTGCTGGCTCGACTTTTCTTGAGGTTTCACTTCTGGATACTCTGATCGAAGACCAAGAGCGCGGCGTTTTGGTGGCCATCATCTTAGTGCTTGGCATGATGGCCTTTTTATTTCGCTCTTTTTCAGGCAGCATTATGTGTATGATTCCCAATGTGCTCCCTATTTTTGTGTGTTTTGTTGCTATGGGACTTTCGAATATCGCCCTTGATTTGGCAACAATTACGATTTCGGGCATCACACTGGGGATTGCCGTAGACGATACGATTCATGTTTTTCATGGTTTTTTGCATCGTATGCGAAAGGGGCAGTCTAAGTTGTGGGCCATGGCCAGAACGTTCAAACAGGCGGGACGGGCAATCACCGTGACCACTCTTATTTTGTTGGCCCAGTATCTCGTATTTCTCACCGCCACTTATCGGCCGGTGAATTATTTTGGACTGCTAATGGCCGTGGGTGTGGCCTCGGCGTTGCTTTTTGATTTGTTGCTGCTTCCGGCTTTGATTCAGGCGTTTTGGAGAAAGTCCAAGCGAGAACAAAATAGTTCGAGAGACACCGCAATTACAAAGCGGCATGCGGCATAG
- a CDS encoding outer membrane lipoprotein-sorting protein: protein MIARVIWLYVLVIFPFCFAQAKATKGAEDRGQSIAEKVYNRPTGKDSVGFAQMLIQPKSGSARKREFFMFQRRPKPNEIASLIRFLMPADVKDVGLLTLDDAGDESDQWIYLSASGGRIRRISSKRKDGSFVNSDIFFEDLRDREVKMDKHVFLGEESVNGVKLYKVESTPVKKDNSAYSKRVAWIHPESWVPIKMEAYKSGRKSPWKVTQVFKLEKVQGIWTVLDSETQNLVTGSKTRMVVKQVKYNLGLPESLFTQKVLEDPRREEKYRQL, encoded by the coding sequence ATGATAGCTCGGGTTATTTGGTTGTATGTATTGGTCATTTTTCCTTTCTGTTTTGCGCAAGCAAAGGCCACAAAGGGGGCTGAGGATAGGGGTCAATCCATTGCGGAGAAAGTCTACAACAGACCCACCGGTAAGGATTCAGTGGGTTTTGCGCAAATGTTGATCCAACCCAAAAGTGGTTCGGCCAGAAAGCGAGAGTTTTTTATGTTTCAACGGCGACCCAAGCCCAATGAGATTGCCTCGCTCATTCGTTTCTTAATGCCAGCAGATGTGAAAGACGTGGGGCTTTTAACCCTTGATGATGCTGGAGATGAAAGTGACCAATGGATCTATTTGTCTGCTAGTGGAGGACGGATTCGTCGAATTTCATCGAAGCGAAAAGATGGAAGTTTTGTGAACTCGGATATCTTTTTTGAAGACCTCCGCGATAGAGAGGTGAAAATGGATAAGCACGTTTTTTTGGGTGAGGAATCCGTGAACGGTGTTAAGTTGTATAAAGTAGAAAGCACGCCCGTTAAAAAAGACAACTCGGCCTACAGCAAGCGAGTAGCATGGATTCACCCTGAAAGTTGGGTGCCGATAAAAATGGAAGCCTATAAAAGTGGCCGTAAGAGTCCATGGAAAGTGACGCAGGTATTTAAGCTTGAAAAGGTCCAGGGGATTTGGACCGTACTCGATAGTGAGACACAAAACTTGGTCACAGGAAGTAAAACGCGAATGGTAGTCAAACAGGTGAAGTACAACCTGGGCTTGCCAGAGAGCCTTTTTACCCAAAAGGTGTTAGAAGATCCACGTCGTGAAGAAAAGTACCGTCAACTTTAA
- a CDS encoding ABC-F family ATP-binding cassette domain-containing protein, with product MSILLQLQNASKRFGARELFHSVNFAINSEEHIGVIGPNGAGKSTLFQCLIHPDALDDGKAIYRRNLRIGHLAQEDAAPPALTGLEFIQQNTEYPDWEIIKLGAQFGLLEDHFHQQLKKLSGGFRMRIKLLNLLCQDSELLLLDEPTNYLDLESTLVLEKFLQQFPGSFLLISHDREFLRRTTDHTLEVEKGDITKFNGNIDDYFEQKALLAEQLQKMALSQEAKRQQVMAFADRFRAKATKAKQVQSRLRQLAKMQSVEIKSLPVRTKISIPPPLPIGKLAIDMEQADLGYPGVTVLKSLHFSIFRGDHIGVVGANGAGKTTLLKALAGELKPISGRISHGQKVEVGYYAQHVAEALDPVDTVYESLAHAAHTSITPQEIKDLAGSLLFSGDSINKKIAVLSGGEKSRVAIGQVLLSKSPVIILDEPTNHLDFHTVEALTQALRDFAGTLIVVSHDRSFIGRVAKKIFDIKKGTLELFPGTYDEYVWSVQRGQWGAEAEDSTVPKPAEPAPGPDKSSAADASPLNKKQSRQWRAQLLGIEKSMEAINQKIDELSEQLTQTAGASAQGLARDLHLQRQNLEQLESQWLELSEKISE from the coding sequence ATGAGTATACTCTTACAACTTCAAAATGCCTCTAAACGCTTCGGCGCCCGTGAACTCTTTCATTCGGTGAACTTTGCCATTAATAGCGAGGAGCACATCGGAGTTATCGGCCCCAATGGGGCCGGCAAGTCAACTTTATTTCAGTGCTTGATTCATCCAGACGCCCTCGATGACGGAAAAGCCATTTATCGAAGGAATCTTCGCATTGGGCACCTGGCCCAAGAAGATGCGGCCCCACCCGCGCTGACGGGGCTGGAGTTTATTCAACAAAATACTGAATACCCCGACTGGGAAATTATAAAATTAGGGGCTCAGTTTGGCTTGCTCGAAGACCACTTTCATCAGCAACTTAAAAAGCTCAGCGGCGGCTTTAGAATGAGAATAAAGCTGCTCAATCTTTTATGCCAAGATAGTGAGTTACTCCTCTTGGACGAGCCCACAAACTATCTGGATCTCGAGTCCACATTGGTTTTAGAAAAGTTTCTTCAACAATTCCCCGGATCTTTTTTGTTGATTTCACATGACAGAGAGTTTCTCCGGCGCACCACCGACCACACCCTAGAGGTCGAAAAGGGTGATATTACAAAATTCAACGGCAATATTGATGACTATTTTGAACAAAAAGCGCTGCTTGCAGAACAGCTGCAAAAAATGGCGCTCTCGCAGGAAGCCAAGCGCCAACAAGTCATGGCCTTTGCGGATCGATTTCGCGCCAAAGCGACAAAAGCAAAACAAGTTCAAAGTCGCCTGCGGCAACTGGCAAAAATGCAGTCTGTTGAAATAAAGTCTTTGCCCGTTCGAACTAAAATATCCATACCACCGCCCCTGCCCATCGGCAAATTGGCCATCGATATGGAACAAGCCGACTTGGGCTACCCCGGAGTGACAGTACTTAAAAGTTTACATTTTAGTATTTTCCGGGGGGATCACATCGGTGTGGTCGGCGCTAACGGAGCCGGCAAAACAACATTGCTCAAAGCCTTGGCTGGCGAGCTAAAGCCCATCTCCGGAAGAATTTCCCACGGGCAAAAAGTAGAGGTGGGATATTACGCCCAACATGTGGCCGAGGCCCTTGACCCCGTTGACACGGTTTATGAATCTCTCGCCCATGCAGCCCACACCTCTATAACTCCGCAAGAAATTAAAGACTTGGCGGGCTCTCTTTTGTTTTCGGGTGACTCTATCAACAAAAAAATTGCGGTACTCTCGGGCGGCGAAAAATCTCGGGTCGCCATTGGCCAGGTGCTGTTGTCAAAGTCACCAGTGATTATTCTGGACGAACCGACAAACCACTTGGATTTCCATACGGTGGAAGCCCTCACTCAAGCCCTTCGAGATTTTGCCGGCACTCTCATTGTGGTCAGCCACGATCGATCGTTTATTGGCCGTGTGGCAAAAAAAATATTTGATATCAAAAAAGGAACTTTAGAACTATTCCCCGGAACCTACGACGAATATGTTTGGAGTGTGCAACGGGGCCAGTGGGGCGCTGAAGCCGAAGACTCCACAGTGCCAAAACCCGCTGAACCGGCGCCTGGCCCAGACAAATCCTCAGCGGCCGACGCTTCTCCACTCAACAAAAAGCAATCACGCCAATGGCGAGCGCAACTGCTTGGAATTGAAAAATCCATGGAAGCTATCAATCAAAAAATAGACGAACTCTCTGAACAGCTCACCCAAACTGCTGGCGCATCAGCTCAGGGATTAGCCCGCGATCTTCACCTGCAACGGCAAAATCTTGAACAACTCGAATCGCAATGGCTTGAGTTGAGTGAAAAAATATCTGAATAA
- a CDS encoding M48 family metalloprotease has product MIDRNDKQGLGIIRVLLSKGSHLLIRCRFLFFVSVLVFGSLTTAEEAKSLWRVKARSKIETRANVSENGFQKVAAISERGQGYVPTSIKRIYEDFVLETWSMIYHQQDLIPEHLDKKMKPALKLILAAAHSLEGHYVGPYQDFVDRIMLDLSQFALDKDMRSCYRAWVIDVNEVNAFNTGCNVFISKLMIDKLDIDEVEAIIAHEMSHGDWGDGVRTIGSFFASAGHHFADYTHDYIRKWITGEVSGRIQGTRDMGHMFKILEEFATRAPAVELRADTTAVRLLHRMGRSRSALPMALVKLHGFEDLVDYLRRSTDGNGEVVPGVRNYPNLDERLERIGETYGDIDKKESGM; this is encoded by the coding sequence ATGATTGATCGGAATGATAAACAGGGGCTGGGGATTATTAGAGTTTTGTTATCTAAAGGCAGCCATTTATTAATCAGATGTAGGTTTTTGTTTTTTGTCAGTGTTCTAGTTTTCGGCAGTTTGACCACCGCGGAGGAAGCGAAAAGTTTATGGCGGGTCAAAGCCAGAAGTAAGATAGAGACTCGGGCAAACGTTTCGGAGAATGGATTTCAGAAAGTGGCTGCCATTTCGGAGAGAGGGCAAGGGTATGTGCCCACGTCGATAAAGCGGATTTATGAGGATTTTGTTCTTGAGACTTGGTCCATGATCTATCACCAACAGGATTTGATACCTGAGCATTTGGACAAAAAAATGAAACCAGCATTGAAACTGATCTTAGCAGCCGCGCACAGTCTGGAAGGTCATTATGTTGGGCCCTATCAGGATTTTGTCGACCGTATCATGTTGGATCTTTCACAATTTGCTTTAGATAAAGATATGCGCTCTTGTTACCGAGCGTGGGTCATTGATGTGAACGAAGTAAATGCCTTTAATACAGGATGTAATGTATTTATATCAAAATTAATGATCGACAAGCTAGATATTGATGAAGTCGAGGCCATCATAGCCCATGAGATGAGTCATGGTGATTGGGGCGATGGAGTTCGAACCATCGGATCTTTTTTTGCCTCTGCCGGACACCACTTTGCTGACTACACGCACGACTATATACGCAAATGGATCACTGGAGAAGTGTCGGGCCGGATTCAAGGAACTCGTGATATGGGTCACATGTTTAAAATATTGGAAGAGTTTGCGACGCGAGCTCCAGCTGTGGAGCTGAGAGCCGACACGACCGCAGTTCGCCTTTTGCACCGAATGGGTCGATCGAGATCCGCATTGCCTATGGCCCTTGTGAAGTTGCATGGGTTTGAAGATCTTGTGGATTATTTGAGGCGATCCACAGACGGAAATGGCGAGGTAGTTCCGGGTGTGCGTAATTATCCCAATTTAGATGAACGTCTTGAGAGAATTGGCGAGACTTATGGCGACATAGACAAAAAAGAAAGCGGCATGTAG